A section of the Bradyrhizobium oligotrophicum S58 genome encodes:
- a CDS encoding TIGR04255 family protein, which produces MMPFKPINEDHAIQSASFAIGLSQPIPWPILETLIKRDPDWRRDLPAIDLPQALDIVINPATGAPQNRILRGVEFSHKRPDGSASWVLSLFGTEIRVTTTLYTRWQPTWDKARDILSTVGRLMSAALDQTKPTTVQSIALSVSDVFIFDETADKPDYSHLFKANEEIPSSAFSKGRLWHSHTGWFIDRPLGATLNQLNVDVRTGVGEDLSIPGVPDEQLRVVVQHNQLFRPSQPIQFVSSNDDALQGMIAGEMPVMHEANKAILQSILTDEMQARIKVKR; this is translated from the coding sequence ATGATGCCTTTCAAGCCGATCAACGAAGACCACGCGATACAGAGCGCGAGCTTCGCGATCGGGCTGAGTCAGCCGATTCCTTGGCCGATCTTGGAAACCTTGATCAAACGGGATCCCGATTGGCGCCGTGATCTGCCGGCAATTGATCTCCCGCAGGCGCTCGATATCGTGATTAATCCTGCGACCGGGGCGCCTCAAAACCGGATACTCAGGGGTGTTGAATTTTCTCATAAGCGGCCGGATGGAAGCGCGAGCTGGGTGTTGAGCCTGTTCGGAACCGAGATCAGAGTGACGACAACACTCTACACGCGTTGGCAACCTACGTGGGACAAGGCTCGGGATATCTTGTCGACGGTGGGTCGACTTATGTCGGCTGCGCTCGATCAGACCAAGCCGACGACGGTTCAGAGCATAGCCCTGTCGGTCTCTGACGTTTTTATCTTCGATGAGACCGCAGACAAACCTGATTACTCGCATCTTTTCAAAGCGAACGAAGAGATTCCGTCATCGGCGTTCTCGAAAGGCCGCCTTTGGCACTCGCATACTGGTTGGTTCATCGATCGGCCTTTGGGGGCAACCTTGAATCAACTAAATGTCGATGTTCGAACTGGAGTTGGCGAGGACCTCAGCATCCCAGGCGTTCCTGACGAGCAGCTAAGAGTAGTTGTTCAGCACAATCAGTTGTTTCGTCCTTCACAACCCATTCAATTCGTTTCATCGAATGATGATGCCCTCCAGGGCATGATCGCTGGAGAGATGCCGGTCATGCACGAGGCGAACAAGGCAATACTCCAATCCATACTGACGGACGAGATGCAGGCGCGCATAAAGGTGAAGCGGTGA